ACATGAAATGTTTTTCCTTGAGGGAAAAGGTATTGTTGTTGGAGAAGGAAAAAAAGAGGTGCCAGTTCATGCAGGAGATGCGTTATTTATTCTCCCCAATGAATATCACCAAATTAAAAACAGTGGAAATGATATTTTAAAAATGATCTGTACCGTGCCTATTTTCCCAGGGCAGACAGGTAAAGGTACAACCCCTTGTGAATGAGTTTAAAAGTTCCTTTTAAATTATTAAATTAATTTTTTATTTTTCCAATAAAATTTACGAATTACAGGTAAATAGATACTTTAAACTGCATTTAGTTTATAATAAACTGTTTTTAAATAAATTTCTTGAAAACATAACTTTTAATAGCCAAATAATATGGCATATATGGTTATAGTGCTAATTTCTTTCAAAATCAGGGATAATTTATAATCTATGTTTTTGAGGGAAGTTTATTTATAAATAAATGGAGATTAAGTTCTAAGGAAGAATATAAGTATCAAGTGAAACTTAATTAAAGATAACTATATGTTGAAGTCATTACATTACAATTTATATTCTATATGTAAAAAAATGGTGATATCATGAGAGTAGTGGAAGAAATTGTGGGAAAAGAAGTTTTAGATAGTTCTGCAACTATAATTGGAAAAGTAAAGGATATTGAAGTTAATTTAGGTACCAAAAGAATAGAAGCAATTGTAGTTGGAAAAGGGGGCATTTCAGAAAGCATAGGCATATCTAAAGAAGAAAATGTCATACCTTATGATATGGTTAAACAAATAGGAGACAAAATACTCCTTAAAGAGTATATAGATGAGCCAGGGTTAGAAACACAAGAATTAGGCCTATAATCTTTGATTTTTTGTGTTTGAAGGATTTAATTAAAACTTTTTATTTTAATTTTAAAATTTAAGCCGGGTGTTAACTTTGGAACTGGTTGGAATCTGCAGTGTTTGTGGAAAAGCAGGTAAAATGCATAGCTGCCCTTTATGTGGAAGTATAGTCTGTAAAAGCTGCTATGATGTTTCAAAAGGCATATGTAAGCGGTGCGCAAGAAACCCTGGAAAAATGATTAAATAAATAGATCCATCTATATAGTCTAAACAAATCTATCTAGTGATGTTAATGAATAACGAAAAAAAGAAACTTATAGCCCTTTTAAAGGCAGAGGAAGTTATCAAGTTTGGTAAATTTACACTGGCTTCTGGAAAAGAAAGCGACTACTATGTAAACATGAAAATGGCCATTACAAACCCCAAAATCCTAAAACAGGTTGCAAAAATTGTAGCAAGCCAGATAATTGATGATAAAATAGATAAAATTGCAGGCCCTGCTTTGGGAGCTGTACCTATAGCAACATCCATATCCCTTGAGTCATCCATCCCCATGCTTATGATAAGAAAAGCCAAAAAAGGCTACGGTACTGCAAAACTCATAGAAGGTGAACTTGTTGAAGGAGATTCAGTTGTTGTGGTTGAAGATGTAACTACAACCGGAGGATCTCTCATTAAAGCTATTAAAGCCATTGAAGAAAACGGCGGAATAGTTAAAAAAGCAATTGTAATTGTTGACAGGGCGGAAGGTGCCGTTGAAAATCTTAAAAAAGAAGGCATTAATTTAGAACCTTTAATTTCAATAAATGATTTTCAATAAAAAGAAATAAATTATTTATTTTCTTATTTTGAATACTTAAAAAATAGATTTTATCAATCTCTTAAATGCTTGACAAGATGTCCCAGCTCAGGCATTACTATTTTTAAGCCCAAACCTACCGCATTTGGAGATCCTGGAAGAGATATCACTAATTTACTTTTATAAACCCCTGCTGTTGCCCTGCTTAAAATTGCCCCCGTTCCAAGTTCTTTATACGACTCGTACCGGAATATTTCTCCAAATCCATTTAATTCTTTAGTAAACATTTGTTTTAATGTTTCAATCGTTATATCTCGAGGACCTATTCCCGTTCCTCCTGTGGTTATGATAACATCAACATCATAATTTTCGATTATATGATCTATAGTTGAGACTAAAAGCCCAGCATTATCAGGTATTACCGAATAAAAAACAAGATTATGTTGTTCACCTAAAGCATCCTTTATTAAACTTCCAGATACATCACTGTTCTCATGCAATAAAAAATCATCATATTTAGAGTCACTTAAGGTTATAACCGCGCCATTTACAGATTTTGGTGCTAATTTTTTATGCTCCTTCATACTTTCACTTTTCATAAAATCATCCTGCATCGCCGATATTAATTAAATAAAGAAATACTTTGAGTTTAATAACTAAATAAGATTTAATCAATAATATGTATACCCCTTGTACTATATTATTTATTCCCATTATATTTTAGATGCATACATCATTATATAACCTGCAAAATTAATTTTAAATCCTAAAATAAGACTTATATCTAAAAAAAATAAATAACAAAATTAATCTAAGAATAATAAGTCTTAAAATCAACATTCAGGCTTATTTAACAGCAATAAGAAATCAAAAGATTTATATGCTATCCAATCAAACCATAACTAAATGGCATTAGATCAAATCAATGCTGCAAATTACATAAAAAGTCGTAGAAACAATTTGGAAACCAGGAGGGCATTAGATCCAATTCAGAGGCGGTTTAATTTTTGCGGAAAAATTAAGAGGAGTCTAATTTCGCCCTCCCTGCATATCTTTATTTATATTTCATAGCATAAAAACTTTCTGCATATTATGATAATGGACTGCAAAAATGCCTATTTAAGCCTGAATGTTTTAAATGATTATATAAATTTATTATTTTTAAAAATTAATAACTGGTATTATGCAAAAAAAGATTTACGTTTTGGACGCGTCTGCAATAATAGGGGGTTTTTATTCAAAAAGTTATGCTAATTTTACCACAAGCGGTGCTATTTTAGAAATTAAAGACTTAAAATCAAAAATATTACTGCAGTCTGCCCTAGAAAATGGACATATTAAAGTAGATGAACCTGATCCTGAAGATACAGAAGAAATTAACCAGATTATCACATCTTCAGGTGATATCCTACGGCTTTCTGATGTTGATAGAGGTATCGTAGCACTTGCATTTAAATTCAAAAGAAATGGATTTAAACCAATTGTTGTAACAGATGATTACTCCATGCAAAACACCCTTAAGACCATTAGAATTGATTATCAAAGCGTTTTAACCCCTGGAATAAAAGAAATTATCAATTGGGTCAAGATCTGCAAGGGCTGTAAAAAAAGATATCCATCAGACTATAAATTTGAAGAATGTGAAATATGTGGATCGCCTGTTTTTAGAAAGAGAGTAAAGGCTGTTAAATAATATTTAGCCAATATAATTCTTTTAAAGATAAAAATAATTCTCTAATTAAATCTTATCTAAAAAGAATAAAAGTATCACGTAATTATTTTTTTAAGGTTACAAGTTCAGCGATAATTTTAATATATAATTCATCCAGAGAAAGAGATTATGAAAATTGGTGTAGTTGTGCATGGACCCTATATAGTTGATTCAGGTTATGCCAAGAAAATTTTGAACTTACTTCAAGATTATGGAGATGTAAAGGCACGGCTTGGAGGAACAATGGGTAGAACTGCAGTATATGATGCAGGACTTGAGGATAAGATAGACATAAGTCAAAAATTGTTTCCAAGCGAATCTATTGAAAAATTTGTTCATAATTGCGATGTTATATTTTTAATAAACTATGGAAAATCCAGCGTAACTGGCCATGCATTCGGATTTAAAGTTTGGAGCAGATGTGAAAACGTTCCTCCTTTAATTCAAATTGAAAGGCCAGGTGAAGTGGATGGAAGCGTAATAGCATGGGATAGTTCATTAAGTGAATTTGCAAATCAAATAGCAGAGAGATTATGCTTAAAAGTTGTTGACGCGGAAGAAATAAAGAATGAATTGGTGAAAAGTGAAGTCACACAAACTCGCAGAAAGGTTGCAGGCGTATCTCCTAATGAAAATATATTTGTAAATGGGCTTGTCATTGGTAAATCAACTTCATGTGACGTTACTTTAGTTGCAGAAGATGGGATTATAACTGAAATAATTGGAGGGGCCCTTAAAAAACACGGGGTCGAAAAACTCGGCAGAGTTGATTTAACCAAAGTAGTGATAAAAACAGGGCTGCTTAGAAGATCCAAAGTCACTCCAAGAGTTGCTGAAAAGCCCAAAACTGGAGATAAATTTAATGTAGCCTTTTTAAATCATGCTGCAGAAGATATTTACAAACTAAAAGACGCGGATATCGTTGTAACAGTTGGAGATGATACTACTCTTGTTGCAGGTGATATTCTTTATAGATTTGGAGTTCCTATAATTGGAATTACCGATGGGGATATTGATAAAGTGGTGGAAAAAGGGTTTAAAAATAGCAAATCCTTAATAATAGAACTTGAAAGTGGTCATGATGATATCATTGGCCAAAAAATCTTCCGTGAGCTCTTCAATGAAGAAGAAATCATAGAAACAGAAAATATCGAAAGTTTTAAAAATGAAATACTACAGATTATAAATAATAACACCACTTGCTTTAAAATAAAAGAAAACTGAGGTGTACAAGTGGATTTAAACTCTCTCATTGATTCTATAAAAAATTTTGAAGGAATTACACGAAAAAATTCCATAAATCATATTGCAAATATTTTAAAAGATACATATAATATTGCTGGAAATACTATTTTAAGCTTTGGCGACGACGCATCTGCCATAGAAATAGGAAATGAAAAATTAGCTCTTCTTGCAGCCGATGGAATGTGGGGAAAACTTATGGAAGCTGATCCACGCTGGGCTGGTTACTGTTCAGTTTTAGTTAACGTGAATGATATTGCTGCTATGGGCGGAAGACCAATTGGTATGACCAATGTTATTTCTACAAAAGACAAAAAAATATGCAATGAAATTATGGAAGGTATTAATGAAGGAGTTAAAAAGTTTGGAGTTCCTATGGTAGGGGGCCATTTACATCCAGATACACCATACAATGCTTTAGATGTGTCTATTACAGGGATAGTAAATAAAGATGATGTTATTACAAGTTGTGATGCTAACATAGGCGACAAGGTTATAATTGCAATTGATATAGATGGAAAACTGCATCCACAATTCGATCTTAACTGGGATACAACCACAATGAAAAGTGATGAACTTGTACAGGCCCAGATTGAAGTTATGAATAAAATAGGCAGTGAAAAACTGGTAACTGCAGGTAAAGATATAAGCAATCCCGGAACTTTAGGTACACTTGGAATGCTACTTGAAGCGTCAGGTGTAGGTGCAACCATCGAACTTGAAAAGATCCCGCGAAATGAAAGTATAGAATGGGAGCAATGGCTTAAATTATACCCTGGAGCAGGTTTTGTCCTTACTTCAGAAAGCAACAAAGTGGACAGGTGTATTGAACTACTTGAAGAAGTTAATATAACAGCTTCAGTCACTGGAGAAATTATTGAAGATAAAAAGCTTTATGTGACTCATGAAGATCAGGAAGCAGTCTTATTTGACTTCCAAAAGGATAAAATAACTGGTGTTAAAGAGGAACGATCATAAAATTACCCTGCATAAATTATTAGACATATAATGATTAAATAAATTAAGCACTATGATTAAAGAATTGAATCACTGCAAATATCTGGCGGTTCATATTAAAGTTCAATAAATATCTCATAAATATAATTCAAAAAGGAAGAATTACTCAATCTAAATAAATCATTCATAAAATTAGTCCATGAGGAGATTTAATGTTTGTAAGGGTCAATGGAGAAGAAATAGACCTCCCTGAGGGTTCTACAATAAAAGATGCTATCAAAGCTGTAAATGCACCATATATGGAAGGCTGTGTCCTCAGTATTATTAAGGGTAAAGAGGAATTTGAAAAGCACGTGAATAAATACAAAATAAAAACCAGTAAAGGAAGCGTGATAATTGAACTACTGGAAAACAGCCCTTC
This Methanobacterium bryantii DNA region includes the following protein-coding sequences:
- a CDS encoding orotate phosphoribosyltransferase; the protein is MELVGICSVCGKAGKMHSCPLCGSIVCKSCYDVSKGICKRCARNPGKMIK
- a CDS encoding PRC-barrel domain-containing protein; this encodes MRVVEEIVGKEVLDSSATIIGKVKDIEVNLGTKRIEAIVVGKGGISESIGISKEENVIPYDMVKQIGDKILLKEYIDEPGLETQELGL
- a CDS encoding cupin domain-containing protein, translated to MILKHSNDVSPETMIKPGFNKMEARFLLTSDDGCPRYALRLMEFGPEGHTSYHCHKEEHEMFFLEGKGIVVGEGKKEVPVHAGDALFILPNEYHQIKNSGNDILKMICTVPIFPGQTGKGTTPCE
- a CDS encoding DUF2117 domain-containing protein; translated protein: MKIGVVVHGPYIVDSGYAKKILNLLQDYGDVKARLGGTMGRTAVYDAGLEDKIDISQKLFPSESIEKFVHNCDVIFLINYGKSSVTGHAFGFKVWSRCENVPPLIQIERPGEVDGSVIAWDSSLSEFANQIAERLCLKVVDAEEIKNELVKSEVTQTRRKVAGVSPNENIFVNGLVIGKSTSCDVTLVAEDGIITEIIGGALKKHGVEKLGRVDLTKVVIKTGLLRRSKVTPRVAEKPKTGDKFNVAFLNHAAEDIYKLKDADIVVTVGDDTTLVAGDILYRFGVPIIGITDGDIDKVVEKGFKNSKSLIIELESGHDDIIGQKIFRELFNEEEIIETENIESFKNEILQIINNNTTCFKIKEN
- a CDS encoding MogA/MoaB family molybdenum cofactor biosynthesis protein; its protein translation is MKSESMKEHKKLAPKSVNGAVITLSDSKYDDFLLHENSDVSGSLIKDALGEQHNLVFYSVIPDNAGLLVSTIDHIIENYDVDVIITTGGTGIGPRDITIETLKQMFTKELNGFGEIFRYESYKELGTGAILSRATAGVYKSKLVISLPGSPNAVGLGLKIVMPELGHLVKHLRD
- a CDS encoding PIN domain-containing protein, with the protein product MQKKIYVLDASAIIGGFYSKSYANFTTSGAILEIKDLKSKILLQSALENGHIKVDEPDPEDTEEINQIITSSGDILRLSDVDRGIVALAFKFKRNGFKPIVVTDDYSMQNTLKTIRIDYQSVLTPGIKEIINWVKICKGCKKRYPSDYKFEECEICGSPVFRKRVKAVK
- the pyrE gene encoding orotate phosphoribosyltransferase, yielding MNNEKKKLIALLKAEEVIKFGKFTLASGKESDYYVNMKMAITNPKILKQVAKIVASQIIDDKIDKIAGPALGAVPIATSISLESSIPMLMIRKAKKGYGTAKLIEGELVEGDSVVVVEDVTTTGGSLIKAIKAIEENGGIVKKAIVIVDRAEGAVENLKKEGINLEPLISINDFQ
- a CDS encoding methanogenesis marker 2 protein; this translates as MDLNSLIDSIKNFEGITRKNSINHIANILKDTYNIAGNTILSFGDDASAIEIGNEKLALLAADGMWGKLMEADPRWAGYCSVLVNVNDIAAMGGRPIGMTNVISTKDKKICNEIMEGINEGVKKFGVPMVGGHLHPDTPYNALDVSITGIVNKDDVITSCDANIGDKVIIAIDIDGKLHPQFDLNWDTTTMKSDELVQAQIEVMNKIGSEKLVTAGKDISNPGTLGTLGMLLEASGVGATIELEKIPRNESIEWEQWLKLYPGAGFVLTSESNKVDRCIELLEEVNITASVTGEIIEDKKLYVTHEDQEAVLFDFQKDKITGVKEERS